The Enterococcus sp. 7F3_DIV0205 genome has a window encoding:
- a CDS encoding isoprenyl transferase — protein MLRFFPQKNKYIQAESKFTFNNEGPIPKHVAVIMDGNGRWAQNRRLPRIAGHKEGMNTVKKITKHASKLGIKVLTLYAFSTENWKRPTDEVSFLMQLPVDFFDTFVPELIKENVKVHVMGYKEFLPEHTQDAVERAIEQTKDNTGMVLNFALNYGSRAEIVTAIKDIAEKAANSELSAEDITETTIADHLMTGFLPEDLRDPELLIRTSGEERISNFLLWQIAYSELFFTDALWPDFNSELLESALASFQNRNRRFGGLKESEEE, from the coding sequence ATGTTACGTTTTTTTCCGCAAAAAAATAAATACATACAAGCAGAGAGCAAATTTACTTTTAACAATGAAGGACCAATTCCAAAGCATGTCGCTGTCATTATGGATGGCAATGGACGTTGGGCGCAAAATCGGCGGTTGCCGAGAATTGCTGGACATAAAGAAGGAATGAACACTGTCAAAAAAATTACGAAGCATGCTAGTAAATTAGGCATCAAGGTTCTGACTTTATATGCATTTTCGACTGAAAATTGGAAACGACCAACAGATGAAGTAAGCTTTTTAATGCAGTTACCTGTAGACTTTTTCGATACTTTTGTCCCTGAATTGATTAAAGAAAATGTAAAAGTACACGTAATGGGGTACAAAGAGTTTTTGCCAGAGCATACGCAAGATGCTGTGGAACGTGCAATTGAACAGACAAAAGACAACACAGGTATGGTTTTGAATTTTGCTTTAAACTATGGTTCGCGAGCTGAAATTGTCACAGCGATAAAAGACATCGCTGAAAAAGCGGCAAATAGCGAACTTTCTGCGGAAGATATTACGGAAACGACTATTGCCGATCACTTGATGACGGGTTTTTTACCAGAAGATTTAAGAGATCCAGAATTATTGATTCGAACTAGTGGGGAAGAACGAATCAGCAATTTTTTACTTTGGCAGATTGCCTATAGCGAATTGTTTTTTACCGATGCATTGTGGCCGGATTTCAATAGTGAATTATTAGAAAGTGCTCTAGCATCATTTCAAAATAGAAATCGCCGATTTGGTGGTTTAAAAGAATCAGAGGAGGAATAA
- a CDS encoding phosphatidate cytidylyltransferase encodes MRQRVITAAVALVVFIPIIWYGEFVIELAAALLAVVGVYELFRMKGLEIASFEGVLSALGAVFLVLPKDRWFFFLPEKADNFILFYLTVMILLGGLVASKNMYTISQAGFPVITSLYVGVGFQNFVSARHTGFVVLLYALFVVWSTDIGAYFIGKRFGKRKLWPEVSPNKTIEGSLGGILSAVVVSFLFLTLTPNKELFVYNLPIMLLITVVFSIVGQFGDLVESSIKRHYDVKDSGNILPGHGGILDRFDSLLFVFPIMHLFGLF; translated from the coding sequence ATGAGACAGCGCGTTATTACAGCAGCCGTAGCATTAGTTGTTTTTATACCGATCATTTGGTATGGAGAATTTGTGATCGAATTAGCAGCTGCACTCTTAGCAGTTGTTGGAGTTTATGAGCTATTTAGAATGAAAGGCTTGGAAATTGCCAGTTTTGAAGGAGTTCTTTCAGCTTTAGGAGCAGTATTTTTAGTTTTACCGAAAGATCGTTGGTTTTTCTTTTTACCGGAAAAGGCAGATAATTTTATTTTATTTTATCTAACGGTCATGATATTACTTGGTGGCTTAGTTGCTTCAAAAAATATGTATACCATTTCCCAAGCGGGGTTTCCAGTCATTACAAGTCTATATGTTGGGGTTGGTTTTCAAAATTTTGTGAGCGCTAGACATACTGGTTTTGTTGTTTTACTGTATGCATTATTTGTTGTTTGGTCAACGGATATCGGTGCTTATTTCATCGGAAAAAGATTTGGCAAAAGAAAATTATGGCCAGAAGTTTCACCTAATAAAACGATTGAAGGCTCATTAGGAGGAATCCTTAGTGCCGTAGTGGTATCGTTTTTATTCTTAACACTGACGCCTAATAAAGAATTATTTGTTTACAATTTACCAATTATGCTACTTATAACCGTCGTTTTCTCAATTGTTGGTCAATTTGGTGATTTAGTTGAATCGTCTATCAAACGCCACTACGACGTAAAAGATTCTGGGAATATCTTACCAGGACATGGTGGGATATTAGACCGTTTTGACAGCTTACTTTTTGTTTTTCCAATCATGCATTTATTCGGACTATTTTAA
- a CDS encoding 1-deoxy-D-xylulose-5-phosphate reductoisomerase — protein MIRVFLFTMKKIALLGATGSIGSSTVAVVTAYPELFQVVSLTFHSNYEKGVEVIEQLQPQYVGVGSESMKIKLAKRFPKVEFGVGEEGLVKAATLAEAEVVLTAVSGSVGLAPTMAAIALGKDIALANKETLVMAGQWVMEAAEKNNVSIVPVDSEHSAIFQCLEGQKKENVKELVVTASGGSFRELTREELKYVTLEQALKHPNWSMGKKITIDSATMMNKGLEVIEAHWLFGTDYDKIKVVLHKESIVHSMIVLTDGAYLAQLGPSDMREPIQYALTYPDRLPIKDEKSFDLTQISQLNFETMDFDRFPMLALAYTVGKKGGAYPTVYNAANEIAATSFIDGKISYLQIEQLVQRAVENYKETTEVTLEEVIAIDKQTRIIVERWIKEEGRL, from the coding sequence ATGATCAGGGTTTTTCTTTTTACTATGAAAAAAATCGCGTTGTTAGGTGCTACCGGTTCTATCGGTTCAAGCACAGTGGCTGTGGTTACAGCATATCCCGAGTTATTTCAAGTTGTATCATTGACGTTTCATTCGAATTATGAAAAAGGGGTAGAAGTGATCGAACAATTACAGCCACAATACGTAGGTGTGGGATCAGAATCAATGAAAATAAAACTAGCTAAGCGTTTCCCTAAAGTAGAATTTGGGGTAGGCGAAGAAGGCTTAGTAAAAGCTGCTACTTTGGCAGAGGCAGAGGTTGTATTAACAGCTGTTTCTGGAAGTGTCGGGTTAGCCCCTACAATGGCGGCCATAGCATTAGGGAAAGATATTGCTTTAGCTAACAAAGAAACATTGGTTATGGCAGGCCAGTGGGTTATGGAAGCTGCAGAAAAAAATAATGTCAGTATAGTACCTGTCGATAGTGAGCATTCCGCAATATTTCAATGTCTAGAAGGGCAAAAAAAAGAGAATGTAAAAGAGTTAGTGGTCACAGCTTCAGGAGGCAGTTTTAGAGAGTTGACTCGAGAAGAGCTGAAATATGTGACCTTGGAGCAAGCATTGAAACATCCAAACTGGTCAATGGGTAAAAAAATTACAATAGATTCAGCAACAATGATGAATAAAGGGTTAGAAGTTATTGAAGCCCATTGGTTATTTGGTACAGATTATGATAAAATAAAAGTTGTTTTACATAAAGAAAGTATTGTTCATTCGATGATCGTTTTAACTGATGGTGCATACTTAGCACAATTGGGACCTAGTGATATGCGAGAACCGATTCAATATGCGTTGACTTATCCAGATCGTCTACCAATTAAAGATGAGAAATCATTTGATTTGACGCAGATTAGTCAGCTGAATTTTGAAACGATGGATTTTGACCGTTTCCCAATGTTAGCATTAGCATATACCGTAGGGAAAAAAGGTGGCGCCTATCCTACTGTTTACAATGCAGCAAATGAAATTGCTGCAACGTCATTCATTGATGGAAAAATTTCATATTTACAAATTGAACAATTGGTTCAAAGAGCAGTTGAAAATTACAAGGAAACTACCGAAGTCACTTTGGAAGAAGTGATCGCGATCGATAAACAAACAAGAATTATTGTAGAAAGATGGATAAAGGAAGAAGGTCGGTTATGA